The Planococcus versutus genome contains a region encoding:
- a CDS encoding glycosyltransferase: MLTSTSGRFFDFEKPQAPIKSIALVHKNMKPGGIETLIVRMAQWLSAHDYEVTLFLYSSGGPMLRHLESVKGVTIIVDEDTSDPTINMWMATKMVRKRWDQKFDLVYSFDPHAFLMSYLLPAKKRLSGVYHPESYSTKGLLSAHKTLKLIDRTFYKKLLFMNPTIKTRTEKAIGESLGNKIFPLPLDFLESTKTLGNHQSRRIVSMGLLAQFRTYNYYMVDIMEKLIQIDPEFTYHIYGTGQGETSLRKKIADSPARTHIFMHGKISNREKKNALQNTFCFVGTGVPLIEAAGSGIPAIVSKVNDSTGLTEGYLHDLPPFESGDSFSMQTELFTVENRIEHLLESEIEYQKISQIGRLKANEFESDHVMENFIKQAEIDPYSVSRLH; encoded by the coding sequence ATGCTTACATCAACAAGTGGTCGTTTTTTTGATTTTGAAAAGCCGCAAGCTCCGATCAAATCGATCGCGCTTGTTCATAAAAACATGAAGCCAGGTGGCATCGAAACCTTAATCGTGCGCATGGCGCAGTGGTTAAGTGCACATGATTACGAAGTAACCTTGTTTTTATACAGCAGTGGAGGTCCCATGCTGCGCCATTTGGAGTCTGTTAAAGGAGTCACCATTATTGTTGATGAAGACACGTCTGATCCAACCATCAATATGTGGATGGCGACGAAAATGGTGAGAAAACGATGGGATCAAAAATTCGATTTGGTGTACTCGTTTGATCCCCATGCATTTTTGATGTCGTATTTATTGCCAGCCAAAAAGCGGTTGTCTGGTGTCTATCATCCGGAGAGTTATTCAACAAAAGGCTTGCTGAGTGCACACAAAACCTTGAAGTTGATTGATCGCACATTTTACAAAAAGCTGCTGTTTATGAATCCAACGATTAAAACTAGAACAGAAAAAGCAATTGGTGAATCACTGGGCAACAAAATCTTCCCATTGCCATTAGACTTTCTCGAATCAACAAAGACACTCGGTAATCACCAGTCGCGTCGCATCGTTTCGATGGGGCTACTTGCTCAATTTCGCACTTATAATTATTACATGGTCGACATTATGGAAAAACTGATTCAAATTGATCCAGAATTTACGTATCACATTTACGGCACAGGACAAGGCGAAACAAGCTTACGTAAGAAAATCGCGGACTCCCCAGCACGTACACATATTTTCATGCACGGCAAGATTTCGAATAGAGAAAAGAAAAACGCGCTGCAAAATACGTTTTGTTTTGTGGGAACCGGTGTCCCGTTGATTGAAGCGGCGGGCAGTGGAATTCCTGCCATCGTCAGCAAAGTTAATGATTCTACGGGATTAACAGAAGGTTATCTTCACGACTTGCCACCGTTTGAAAGCGGGGATTCGTTTTCTATGCAAACAGAACTGTTTACAGTTGAAAACCGAATTGAGCATTTGCTAGAAAGTGAAATCGAGTACCAAAAAATTTCTCAAATAGGTCGTTTAAAAGCAAACGAATTTGAAAGTGATCACGTAATGGAAAACTTCATCAAGCAAGCGGAAATTGATCCGTATTCGGTTAGTCGGCTGCATTAG
- a CDS encoding tyrosine-protein phosphatase — protein sequence MIDTHAHILPGLDDGAETIEQTKRLLEKAIDEQLTGIIATPHAFHPNFQTNLAALNRQVELVTSYIAEEQLPITIYSGQECRLGEKLPEKLVNGEALTLAGSRYVLLELPSSGIPAYTVPIIQQLIMKNYVPIIAHAERNQGIIEKPERLKKLLVHGAMAQVTAGSVAGSFGKAIQRTAMSLIDANLIHVYGSDVHSLDKRPFLFNEGLDYLEKKNQHDMVDIFLENNERIIRDEHFHVLEPEDISKGKWWKIFT from the coding sequence ATGATCGACACACACGCTCATATTTTGCCTGGACTAGACGACGGTGCAGAGACGATAGAGCAAACAAAACGACTGTTAGAAAAAGCCATTGACGAACAGTTAACCGGCATTATCGCAACGCCACATGCCTTTCATCCAAACTTTCAAACAAACCTCGCAGCATTAAACAGACAAGTAGAGCTGGTTACCAGTTACATAGCAGAAGAACAATTGCCCATTACCATCTACAGCGGCCAAGAATGCCGTCTCGGTGAAAAGTTGCCTGAAAAACTAGTAAATGGAGAAGCATTAACGCTAGCGGGGTCACGGTATGTCTTGTTAGAACTGCCATCATCCGGTATTCCAGCCTATACCGTTCCTATCATTCAGCAACTCATTATGAAAAACTACGTACCGATTATTGCGCATGCCGAACGCAACCAAGGCATTATCGAAAAACCAGAACGCTTGAAAAAATTGCTTGTTCACGGTGCCATGGCGCAAGTAACGGCAGGGTCTGTCGCAGGAAGTTTTGGCAAAGCCATTCAACGCACAGCGATGAGTTTGATCGATGCCAACTTGATCCACGTCTACGGATCGGATGTACACAGCTTAGATAAACGACCATTTCTTTTCAATGAAGGACTCGATTACTTAGAAAAGAAAAACCAGCACGACATGGTAGACATTTTCTTAGAAAACAATGAACGAATCATACGAGATGAACATTTCCACGTTCTAGAGCCAGAAGACATCTCTAAAGGGAAATGGTGGAAAATTTTCACTTGA
- a CDS encoding LytR family transcriptional regulator, translating to MARREKKSKKKKWPWVLGILALIVIGVGVYLFTVYTSFTNTLEEMHEPIEREVSEKRATDQKVTLSEQDPFSVLLLGVDEREDDRGRSDTVVVMTVNPADKSTKMVSIPRDTYTEIVGRGTTDKINHAYAFGGIEMSMATVENLLDIPIDYVMQVNMEGFQDIVDAVGGVEVNNTLAFDGFQKGTIQLDGHDALGYVRMRKQDPEGDFGRQNRQKQVIQGIMKKGASVNSLLNYKQIFTALGDNVRTNMTFDEMMDVQSNYRDAIGTVDQLMVEDGVGETINGIWYYMMDDAELAEIQSTLKTHLNM from the coding sequence ATGGCTAGAAGAGAAAAAAAGAGTAAAAAGAAAAAATGGCCGTGGGTCCTTGGCATATTGGCTCTTATCGTTATTGGTGTAGGTGTATATTTGTTTACCGTTTACACGAGTTTTACCAACACGTTAGAAGAAATGCACGAACCGATCGAACGCGAAGTGTCAGAAAAACGCGCAACGGACCAAAAAGTAACATTGAGCGAACAAGATCCGTTTTCTGTATTGCTGCTGGGAGTCGATGAACGCGAAGACGATCGAGGGCGTTCGGATACGGTGGTCGTGATGACAGTTAACCCAGCAGACAAGTCAACGAAAATGGTATCCATTCCGCGTGATACGTATACCGAAATTGTCGGACGTGGCACGACAGACAAGATCAACCACGCCTATGCATTTGGCGGCATTGAAATGTCGATGGCAACCGTTGAAAACTTATTGGATATTCCGATTGACTACGTGATGCAAGTGAACATGGAAGGTTTCCAAGATATTGTGGATGCTGTTGGTGGTGTGGAAGTAAACAACACATTGGCTTTTGACGGTTTTCAAAAAGGCACAATCCAGTTAGATGGCCATGATGCGTTAGGCTATGTCAGAATGCGCAAACAAGATCCGGAAGGTGATTTTGGACGACAAAATCGCCAAAAGCAAGTGATTCAAGGGATTATGAAAAAAGGGGCTTCGGTGAATAGTTTGTTGAATTACAAGCAAATTTTCACGGCGCTTGGCGATAACGTGCGGACGAACATGACGTTTGACGAAATGATGGATGTGCAGTCGAATTACCGGGATGCGATTGGTACGGTTGACCAGCTGATGGTAGAAGATGGTGTGGGCGAGACGATCAATGGCATTTGGTATTACATGATGGACGATGCGGAGTTAGCAGAGATTCAGTCGACGTTGAAAACGCATTTGAATATGTGA
- a CDS encoding YveK family protein, which produces MEETISLQDLVKTLKKRVGLIALLTILAITIAGVVSFLVLTPMYETSTQILVNQEQTEASQLTNQNIQTDLQLINTYSVIIKSPAILDQVSSQLGLDMSVEALNSKITVATAENSQVVNVTVQDEDPALAVDIANTTAKVFEGEIKELMNVDNVSILSPAVLKENPSPVAPNPMLNMAIAAVIGLMLGVGIAFLLEYLDTSIKDQQDIEDILGVPLLGVISPIKEEAKLEENKSSKRRAG; this is translated from the coding sequence ATGGAAGAAACCATCAGCTTACAAGACTTAGTTAAAACGCTGAAAAAGCGCGTTGGGTTAATTGCACTGTTGACCATTTTAGCGATCACCATCGCAGGCGTCGTATCGTTTTTAGTATTGACCCCGATGTATGAGACTTCGACACAAATCTTAGTCAACCAAGAACAAACGGAAGCGTCTCAACTGACCAACCAAAACATTCAAACTGATCTTCAATTGATCAATACATATTCCGTTATTATCAAAAGCCCAGCGATACTAGACCAAGTATCCAGTCAGTTGGGTCTTGATATGTCTGTCGAAGCGTTAAACAGTAAAATCACGGTAGCAACGGCTGAAAATTCGCAAGTGGTCAATGTGACCGTACAAGACGAAGACCCAGCGCTCGCTGTGGACATTGCCAACACCACCGCGAAAGTGTTTGAAGGCGAGATCAAAGAATTGATGAATGTCGACAACGTATCGATTTTGTCACCGGCCGTATTAAAAGAAAATCCGTCACCGGTTGCACCTAATCCAATGCTCAACATGGCGATTGCCGCTGTGATTGGCTTGATGCTTGGAGTGGGGATTGCATTCTTACTGGAGTATTTAGATACATCGATCAAAGACCAACAAGACATTGAAGACATTTTAGGTGTGCCGTTACTCGGCGTGATTTCGCCGATCAAAGAAGAAGCCAAACTAGAAGAAAACAAATCATCTAAAAGAAGGGCGGGCTAA
- a CDS encoding DegT/DnrJ/EryC1/StrS family aminotransferase, with product MAERILLSSPHMSDEGFEQEFVKEAFDTNWIAPLGSNVNGFEEELAAKVGSKSAAALSSGTAAIHLALIAAGVKKDDIVFCSTLTFSATANPIIYQNAIPVFIDSDYETWNMSPKALEEAFEKYPQVKAVLLVHLYGASANLDEIVALCKKHNVALIEDAAESLGTYYKGQHTGTFGDYGIFSFNGNKIITTSGGGMLVSNNEERIAKARFWATQSRDQARHYQHSELGFNYRMSNVVAGIGRGQLKVLDDRVAKKNYIYNFYKDNLSDLEGVEFMPNNEWDQPNHWLSAMTLTGKIRPIEVMEALEKENIESRPVWKPMHLQPYFEKYDCVGTDVSEKLFENGICLPSDSKITDEQLERVVKIIRGLWE from the coding sequence ATGGCAGAACGAATTTTACTTTCATCCCCTCATATGAGCGATGAAGGCTTTGAACAGGAATTTGTAAAAGAAGCATTCGACACCAATTGGATTGCACCACTTGGTTCAAACGTCAATGGCTTTGAAGAGGAATTAGCAGCGAAGGTTGGTTCGAAATCCGCAGCTGCGTTATCATCAGGTACTGCAGCGATTCATCTTGCGCTAATTGCGGCCGGAGTGAAAAAAGACGATATTGTTTTTTGTTCAACACTAACCTTTTCAGCAACAGCAAATCCAATCATTTATCAAAATGCCATTCCAGTATTTATCGACAGTGATTACGAAACATGGAACATGTCTCCGAAAGCGTTAGAAGAAGCTTTTGAAAAATATCCGCAAGTGAAAGCAGTCTTATTAGTTCATCTATATGGTGCATCTGCAAATCTAGATGAAATCGTTGCGTTATGTAAAAAACACAATGTTGCTTTAATTGAAGATGCTGCAGAATCCCTAGGAACTTACTATAAAGGCCAGCACACAGGCACTTTTGGTGATTATGGGATCTTTTCTTTCAATGGCAATAAGATCATCACCACTTCTGGTGGCGGTATGCTTGTCTCTAACAATGAAGAGCGCATTGCAAAGGCTAGATTTTGGGCGACTCAATCTAGAGATCAAGCGAGACATTATCAGCACAGTGAATTAGGTTTCAACTATCGCATGAGCAATGTAGTTGCTGGAATTGGCAGAGGACAGCTTAAAGTATTAGACGATCGAGTGGCGAAGAAAAATTACATCTATAATTTTTACAAAGACAATTTAAGCGATCTTGAAGGCGTAGAATTCATGCCGAATAATGAATGGGACCAACCGAACCATTGGTTAAGTGCTATGACGTTGACCGGAAAGATTCGCCCGATTGAAGTAATGGAAGCATTAGAAAAAGAGAATATTGAGTCTCGTCCAGTTTGGAAGCCGATGCATTTGCAGCCTTATTTTGAAAAGTACGATTGTGTAGGTACAGATGTTTCTGAGAAGTTATTTGAGAATGGGATTTGTTTGCCGAGTGATTCGAAGATTACTGATGAACAGTTAGAAAGAGTTGTAAAGATTATACGAGGGTTGTGGGAATAA
- a CDS encoding CpsD/CapB family tyrosine-protein kinase, with translation MARKKKVLQETARKLITFTTPRSVVSEQFRTLRTNINFSSPDAEIRTIVVTSAAPSEGKSTTSANLAVVFAQEGKKVLLVDGDMRKPTTHYTFRMGNTIGLSSVLTRQSSIQEVIRPTAVERLDLMTCGPIPPNPAELLASQSMNTLIGQLKNMYDLIIFDAPPVLSVTDGQILANKCEGTILVVSSGNTEKDMAVKAKEAIESSNSRLIGAVLNNFALPKDSYYYQYYGNTE, from the coding sequence ATGGCGAGAAAGAAAAAAGTACTGCAGGAAACTGCACGTAAACTAATCACATTTACCACACCACGTTCAGTTGTATCCGAGCAATTTCGCACATTGCGCACCAATATCAACTTCTCGTCACCCGATGCAGAAATCCGCACAATCGTTGTCACGTCTGCAGCGCCATCAGAAGGTAAGTCGACCACGTCAGCTAACTTAGCAGTGGTGTTTGCACAAGAAGGCAAAAAAGTGTTGTTAGTCGATGGCGACATGCGTAAACCAACCACTCATTACACATTTCGTATGGGAAATACCATCGGCTTATCAAGTGTTTTGACCCGTCAAAGCTCGATTCAAGAAGTGATTCGCCCGACAGCGGTTGAACGTCTAGACTTAATGACGTGTGGACCGATTCCACCCAACCCTGCAGAACTCTTAGCGTCTCAATCGATGAATACGCTAATCGGTCAACTAAAAAACATGTATGATTTAATCATTTTCGATGCACCGCCTGTACTGTCCGTAACTGACGGACAGATTTTGGCAAACAAATGCGAAGGCACGATTTTGGTTGTCAGCTCAGGCAATACGGAAAAAGACATGGCGGTCAAAGCAAAAGAAGCGATTGAATCGTCAAATAGTCGCTTGATCGGTGCCGTCTTGAACAATTTCGCCTTGCCAAAAGACAGCTATTACTACCAATATTACGGAAACACAGAGTAA
- a CDS encoding SGNH/GDSL hydrolase family protein, whose protein sequence is MKLTKIAAIAAVIICMIVLVFSYLTWQDKLENVLEPSDSAQAKTEKKSTSEEKEDPARKESVDLMNIEKLTANMDQDVQDLFSARADSGENVKLLIAGSAALESGDPGYAELLKTSLESAYADFIEVDVLSIEGTSDSLKRADLSKGYDVVLLEPMTLMNNDRIAIEQEREHIKAFEDNLQREVNDAIVILHPPQPIFGAGYYLAQVSALREFSTIYSYDYIDHWSAWPDTDDDKLKDYLTEDGLPNDKGAELWATELETYFIAN, encoded by the coding sequence ATGAAACTGACTAAAATTGCAGCGATTGCGGCTGTTATTATTTGTATGATCGTCCTAGTATTTAGTTATTTAACGTGGCAAGACAAGCTCGAAAATGTACTAGAGCCTTCTGATTCCGCACAAGCTAAGACAGAGAAAAAAAGTACATCCGAAGAAAAAGAAGATCCAGCTCGAAAAGAAAGTGTCGATTTGATGAACATCGAAAAGTTGACCGCGAATATGGATCAAGACGTTCAAGACTTGTTTAGTGCGAGAGCTGACAGTGGCGAGAACGTGAAACTGCTCATTGCCGGTTCTGCTGCGCTCGAGTCGGGTGATCCGGGATATGCTGAACTATTGAAAACGTCGTTAGAAAGTGCCTATGCCGATTTTATCGAAGTGGACGTGCTTTCTATTGAAGGAACTTCTGATTCACTGAAACGCGCGGATCTTTCCAAAGGCTACGACGTCGTGTTACTCGAGCCGATGACATTGATGAACAATGACCGCATTGCTATTGAGCAAGAACGTGAACACATCAAAGCGTTTGAAGACAATCTTCAACGTGAAGTAAACGATGCGATTGTCATTCTTCATCCCCCGCAGCCAATATTCGGTGCTGGGTATTATTTAGCGCAAGTGTCTGCGTTAAGAGAATTTTCAACCATTTACAGCTATGATTATATTGACCACTGGTCGGCATGGCCGGATACAGATGATGACAAGTTAAAAGACTATTTGACTGAAGACGGTTTGCCTAATGACAAAGGCGCAGAACTATGGGCAACTGAATTGGAAACGTATTTTATCGCTAACTAA
- a CDS encoding acyltransferase: MTRRYDYMDWLRVLSIFVVVGIHIVSKIINNSTTDDWIWHFANVFDAGLRWCVPVFFMLSGALLLTRDKEESVWEFLKKRLAKVVIPLIFWSFIYTLYNIYELGESYTAYEIVVQFLTDDIYYHLWFLYTITGLYLMAPFLKLLVQHMDKKTFQAFLLFWIAFSSFLPFLPKFFDFEMALAAGLFEPYIGYFLLGAYLVLYPVPKKYVRPLGILAVLAYFATLWGTYQLNIGVPADEFDDFFYEHYRPNNVLITLFIFISFQHMAKKIKPNALITRISTATFGIYIIHPLIQTYLNKLFGLNETTLTPLVGVPVMWILIFVISFVIILAMQKLPLMNRLIP; encoded by the coding sequence ATGACTAGAAGATATGACTATATGGATTGGTTGCGGGTCTTGTCCATTTTTGTCGTTGTCGGCATCCATATAGTATCGAAAATCATCAACAACTCCACGACAGATGACTGGATTTGGCATTTTGCCAACGTCTTTGATGCCGGCTTGCGCTGGTGCGTGCCGGTTTTTTTCATGTTGAGTGGCGCATTGTTATTAACGCGTGATAAAGAAGAAAGCGTCTGGGAATTTCTAAAAAAACGTCTAGCCAAAGTCGTCATTCCGTTAATTTTTTGGAGTTTCATCTATACGCTTTACAATATTTACGAACTTGGCGAATCTTATACCGCCTATGAAATTGTTGTTCAGTTCCTAACGGACGACATCTATTACCACTTGTGGTTTCTCTACACCATCACAGGTCTTTACCTGATGGCGCCATTTTTGAAATTGCTCGTTCAGCACATGGATAAGAAAACTTTCCAAGCTTTTTTGTTGTTTTGGATTGCATTCTCGAGCTTTTTGCCGTTTCTTCCGAAGTTTTTCGATTTTGAAATGGCTTTAGCAGCTGGTTTGTTCGAACCGTATATCGGTTACTTTTTGCTCGGTGCCTATCTTGTGTTGTATCCCGTGCCCAAAAAATACGTGCGGCCACTTGGAATACTCGCTGTGCTCGCGTATTTCGCAACATTGTGGGGAACATATCAGTTGAACATCGGCGTACCCGCAGACGAATTTGATGATTTTTTCTACGAGCATTACCGCCCGAACAACGTGCTGATCACGTTATTCATCTTTATCAGCTTCCAGCACATGGCCAAAAAGATAAAACCCAACGCGCTCATCACGCGAATCAGTACCGCCACATTCGGCATTTACATTATTCATCCACTGATCCAAACGTATTTAAACAAGCTTTTTGGACTAAACGAAACGACACTCACGCCACTTGTGGGTGTGCCAGTTATGTGGATATTGATCTTCGTGATTTCGTTTGTTATTATTTTGGCTATGCAAAAACTGCCACTTATGAACCGACTTATTCCGTAA
- a CDS encoding GDP-mannose 4,6-dehydratase → MSGKTILVTGGHGFIGSNFIHYYLNKYPDYQIVNIDYNTEAASPENISCPQQKARYSFYRIDIRNAYAISHLFERYDITDIIHFAAETRNTDSVGEIRLYEQTNVLGKLNVLQAAQQAWMTSNNQPKPQYVNSRFHQIALDDRTMPSLYTDSKRRADAAVRAFQTSTGLNIVTTVSPEIFGPMQKETGLVPALIQQILNGESVSEKRTHSHKHNWLFVRDLCEAIDAVFHLGEPGERYELASTARMSNVELASILQDYFLGNKLGRTNKKEDPSFFSQKPTSGAQFPGLTPTTSFEKGLRITFDWYVTKNKSQAFLNL, encoded by the coding sequence GTGAGTGGAAAAACCATATTGGTCACTGGAGGGCATGGCTTTATTGGTTCGAACTTTATTCATTATTACTTAAACAAATATCCGGATTACCAAATTGTGAATATTGATTACAACACCGAGGCTGCAAGCCCTGAGAACATCTCGTGTCCACAGCAAAAAGCGCGCTATTCGTTCTACCGCATTGATATTCGCAATGCCTATGCAATCAGTCATTTGTTTGAGCGATACGACATCACCGACATCATTCATTTTGCAGCAGAAACGCGCAATACAGATAGCGTTGGAGAAATTCGGTTGTACGAACAAACCAATGTGCTCGGCAAGCTCAATGTACTGCAAGCAGCACAACAGGCGTGGATGACGTCAAATAACCAACCCAAACCTCAATATGTAAATTCTCGGTTTCATCAAATTGCGTTAGACGATCGTACAATGCCTTCGCTTTATACCGATAGTAAAAGGAGAGCAGACGCTGCGGTGCGCGCATTCCAGACGTCAACAGGGCTGAACATTGTGACAACCGTCAGTCCAGAAATTTTCGGTCCAATGCAAAAAGAAACCGGACTGGTTCCCGCACTTATCCAGCAAATTTTAAACGGCGAATCCGTGAGCGAAAAAAGAACCCACAGTCACAAACATAATTGGTTGTTTGTCCGCGATTTATGCGAAGCCATCGATGCGGTGTTTCACTTAGGAGAACCTGGTGAGCGATATGAGCTAGCATCAACTGCGCGGATGAGTAACGTGGAACTCGCATCTATACTTCAAGACTATTTCCTGGGAAATAAGCTGGGAAGAACCAACAAGAAAGAAGATCCATCGTTTTTCTCTCAAAAACCAACATCAGGTGCACAATTTCCAGGACTCACTCCAACCACATCGTTTGAAAAAGGATTGCGCATCACATTTGATTGGTACGTCACAAAAAACAAATCACAAGCGTTCTTAAATCTGTAG
- a CDS encoding sugar transferase, with the protein MSKSKAGLYQRFFKRPMDFVLSLIAIIFLSPVLVVVAILVRTKLGSPVLFKQQRPGLNEKIFSMYKFRSMTDEKDAEGNLLPDNIRLTKFGRFLRSTSLDELPGLFNILNGDMSIIGPRPLLVQYLPLYNDQQKKRHDVRPGLSGLAQVNGRNAISWEEKFELDVEYVNQISFIVDWKIIFLTLKKVFIKEGISSNTSVTMEAFRGSEKHE; encoded by the coding sequence ATGAGCAAATCTAAAGCCGGACTATATCAACGATTTTTTAAACGACCTATGGACTTTGTCCTTTCGTTAATAGCGATTATTTTTCTAAGTCCAGTGTTAGTCGTAGTTGCTATTTTAGTTCGAACAAAACTAGGAAGTCCAGTTTTGTTTAAGCAACAGCGTCCTGGATTGAACGAAAAGATTTTTTCGATGTATAAGTTTCGTTCGATGACGGATGAAAAAGATGCTGAAGGAAATTTGTTGCCTGATAACATTCGGTTGACTAAGTTTGGTCGATTCTTAAGATCTACATCTTTAGATGAATTACCAGGACTGTTTAATATCTTAAATGGTGATATGTCTATTATTGGTCCAAGACCTTTGTTAGTTCAGTATTTACCTTTATATAATGATCAACAAAAAAAGCGTCATGATGTAAGGCCTGGTTTATCTGGGTTAGCACAGGTGAATGGGCGAAATGCGATTAGTTGGGAAGAAAAATTTGAACTAGATGTAGAATATGTTAATCAAATTAGCTTCATTGTTGATTGGAAAATAATTTTTCTTACATTGAAAAAAGTTTTTATTAAAGAAGGTATTAGTTCAAATACGTCTGTTACAATGGAAGCGTTTAGAGGATCTGAAAAGCATGAGTAA
- a CDS encoding polysaccharide biosynthesis protein: MSLKNRVSLLIVVDSLIVFFSIFVGYYVLYPYNDVLQNKFLLASALTIFIAHHALAMYYGLYRKVWEYASIGELTSIFRAVTWSIIAIGLVQYLYRGDVLVRALIITWMLHLLLIGGSRLSWRLLRDNKIKPKNTDLKRTLIVGAGKAGSLVTRQLLANPENGLLPVLYVDDDKNKQGLDIYGVRVVHGNTKNIADIAVDNKIDTIIIAIPSLGKQETAELIQTCMDSGVRTQTIPLIEDIMTGKVSVTDIQDVKIEDLLGRDEVKLDMDKIASQLTSKTILVTGAGGSIGSEISRQIARFGPKKLLLLGHGENSIYLIDMELRQTVAPDTEIIPIIADVQDRERILDIMNTYKPDVVYHAAAHKHVPLMESNPMEAVKNNVYGTKNVAEAAHMSGVGNFVMVSTDKAVNPPNVMGATKRFAEMIVQNLAKRSETKFAAVRFGNVLGSRGSVIPLFKKQIAAGGPVTVTDPRMTRYFMTIPEASRLVIQAGTLAEGGEVFVLDMGEPVKIVDLAQNLIRLSGYAEGEIGINFSGIRPGEKLFEELLNDNEIQTEQVFPKIYIGKANPVSEGELTYLLEKLPEMRNDEVKDVLVSLANRKNIDLKDKELLNVSN; the protein is encoded by the coding sequence ATGTCACTGAAAAATCGTGTTTCGTTATTAATCGTCGTCGATTCCTTAATCGTCTTTTTCTCGATTTTTGTCGGCTATTATGTGTTGTACCCGTATAACGATGTCTTGCAAAACAAATTCTTGTTAGCGAGTGCGTTGACCATTTTTATCGCGCATCACGCACTCGCTATGTACTACGGCTTATACCGAAAAGTATGGGAATACGCTTCTATTGGTGAACTAACTTCTATCTTTAGAGCCGTCACGTGGTCCATTATCGCGATTGGTCTAGTCCAATATTTGTACCGAGGCGATGTATTAGTACGTGCACTCATCATCACGTGGATGTTGCACTTGCTGTTAATCGGGGGATCGCGTTTGTCGTGGCGGTTGCTTCGTGATAATAAGATTAAACCTAAAAACACAGACTTGAAACGTACGTTAATCGTTGGCGCTGGAAAAGCAGGCAGCTTGGTTACGCGTCAACTACTCGCCAATCCAGAAAACGGTTTGTTGCCAGTCTTGTACGTAGATGATGACAAAAACAAACAAGGACTTGATATTTACGGCGTCCGTGTGGTGCACGGCAATACAAAAAACATTGCCGACATCGCTGTCGACAACAAAATTGACACCATCATTATCGCCATTCCGTCACTCGGCAAGCAAGAAACCGCCGAACTGATTCAAACGTGCATGGACTCAGGTGTCCGTACGCAAACCATTCCACTGATTGAAGACATCATGACCGGTAAAGTGTCGGTAACGGATATTCAAGACGTCAAAATCGAAGACTTGTTAGGTCGCGATGAAGTCAAGCTGGATATGGACAAAATCGCCAGTCAACTGACGAGTAAAACCATTTTGGTCACAGGCGCGGGTGGTTCGATAGGTTCTGAAATTTCACGTCAAATCGCGCGTTTTGGACCGAAAAAGCTCTTGCTTCTCGGACACGGTGAAAATTCGATTTACTTGATCGACATGGAGCTGCGTCAAACCGTAGCACCGGACACTGAAATCATTCCGATTATCGCGGACGTTCAAGACCGCGAACGCATTTTAGACATTATGAATACATACAAACCAGACGTTGTGTACCACGCGGCGGCACATAAACACGTCCCGTTAATGGAAAGCAATCCGATGGAAGCGGTCAAAAACAATGTCTACGGGACGAAAAACGTCGCAGAAGCAGCGCACATGAGCGGCGTCGGTAATTTCGTCATGGTGTCAACAGACAAAGCCGTCAACCCGCCGAACGTTATGGGCGCGACGAAACGCTTTGCCGAAATGATTGTTCAAAATTTAGCCAAACGTAGCGAGACGAAATTCGCAGCGGTGCGCTTCGGGAATGTACTCGGCTCTCGCGGCTCGGTCATTCCATTATTTAAAAAACAAATCGCAGCAGGCGGCCCGGTTACGGTAACCGATCCGCGCATGACACGTTATTTCATGACCATTCCAGAAGCTTCTCGGTTAGTCATTCAAGCGGGTACACTCGCTGAAGGTGGCGAAGTGTTTGTGCTCGATATGGGAGAGCCAGTGAAAATTGTGGATCTTGCGCAAAACTTAATCCGCTTGTCGGGTTACGCAGAAGGCGAAATTGGCATTAACTTTTCGGGCATTCGTCCGGGAGAGAAGTTGTTTGAGGAATTGTTGAATGACAACGAGATCCAGACAGAGCAAGTGTTTCCGAAGATTTATATTGGGAAGGCGAATCCGGTTAGTGAGGGTGAGTTGACTTACTTGTTGGAGAAGTTGCCTGAGATGCGGAATGATGAAGTGAAAGATGTTTTGGTTTCTTTAGCAAATAGAAAGAATATCGATTTGAAAGATAAAGAACTACTTAATGTCAGCAATTAA